In the genome of Armatimonas rosea, the window AGGATGGGTTCACCCTCTGCCGGCAGTGGCGAATGGAGGGTGTCAAGAGCCCGATTCTCTTTCTCACGGCACGTGACGACGTGGCGGATCGAATTGCCGGGCTAGACCAAGGTGGCGATGACTACCTGGTCAAGCCCTTCGCCTTCGACGAGCTCCTCGCCCGTATCCGTGCCCTACTACGCCGCACGCTCAGTGAGCCAGTTCCCCCGATCCTTACCTTCGGTGAGCTTGTCATCGACACCAACTCCAAGAAGGTCTGGCGGAGCGGCGAGCTTGTCAGCCTGACCGCGCGGGAGCACCAGATGCTGGAGTATCTCGCGTTTCATCCCGAGCGCCTCATCACCCGCACCAGGCTCTGGGAACATGTCTGGGAGACAGGTAGTGAGCCTGACTCTAATGTGGTGGATGTCTATATCGGCTATCTCCGCCAAAAACTAGGCCGCGAGCGTATCGAGACCGTCCGTGGTCAAGGCTATCGCTTC includes:
- a CDS encoding response regulator transcription factor; translation: MKLLVVEDEIAAGIFLQEGLSEEGYAVDMARDAHEADEAVALYRYDLIVLDVMLPGKDGFTLCRQWRMEGVKSPILFLTARDDVADRIAGLDQGGDDYLVKPFAFDELLARIRALLRRTLSEPVPPILTFGELVIDTNSKKVWRSGELVSLTAREHQMLEYLAFHPERLITRTRLWEHVWETGSEPDSNVVDVYIGYLRQKLGRERIETVRGQGYRFKHEVESE